The nucleotide window cttgcgtgtgtgcttgagcatagttttgtgaagtctcatacttagaaagtattgagcagttgtaatcttgtgattatagtgaaatctccttggaagtgcaagggggactggactacttccgtgttgtggaaggaaccaggataactgcttgtgtctttgtctttcttttctctgctctgttctttccgctgcatatctgattctgatcatttcatcagaagcactctcaaactgcttctgaagttttatcagaagaagaattttttttagacagaaaaagaaaacacaattcaacccccccttcttgtgtttttctcaccttcaattggtatcagagcctgctctgttatcatagcacttaaccgtgttacagttcaagatctattagaaaaacatgtctggagatgaggaatcagttactccaaaatacacaagcgtcaaacatgactatgatactgctgacaagaaaacagactctggaaaagctccaaggtttaatggagatccagaagagttttcttggtggaaaactaatatgtacagctttatcatgggattagatgaagagttatgggacatactggaagatggagttgatgacctggatttagatgaagaaggagctgctatagatagaaaaatacatactcctgctcagaagaagctttataagaaacaccacaagataagaggaatcattgtggcttctatacctcgcaccgaatacatgaaaatgagtgacaaatctactgcgaaagctatgtttgcttctctttgtgcaaactttgaaggcagcaagaaagtaaaagaggctaaagctttgatgctagttcatcagtatgaacttttcagaatgaaggatgatgagagtatagaagaaatgtactcaagatttcaaactttagtttctggattgcaaatactgaagaaaagctatgtttcttctgatcatgttagtaagattttgagaagcctaccttcaagatggagacccaaagtaactgctattgaggaagctaaggatctaaatactttaagtgttgaagatcttgttagctcactcaaagtgcatgaaatgagtctaaatgagcatgaaacctctaagaagagtaaatccattgctttaccatctaaaggaaagacctcaaagtcttccaaagcctacaaagccagtgaatctgaagaagaatcacctgatggagattctgatgaagatcaatctgtaaagatggctatgctgtccaacaagcttgagtatctggcaaggaagcagaagaaatttttgagcaagaaaggtagctacaagaacttcaagaaagaagatcagaagggatgcttcaattgtaagaagcctggtcatttcattgctgattgccctgatcttcagaaggagaagtttaaaggcaaatccaagaaatcaagcttcaactccagtaaattcagaaagcaaatcaaaaagagtttgatggcaacctgggaagatttggatagtgaatctggttctgataaagaagaagctgatgatgatgctaaggcagccgttgggttggtagcaacagtatcatcagaagcagtatcagaagctgaatcagattcagaagatgaaaatgaggtatattctaaagggttaatatgtttttacccccctgtaatttgggcgagttctggttttcccccctgtaaaaaaattcGTTTAGATTCTGTCCctgtaatatgaagattcttTCGAAAACACCCCTGATCCCATATGACACACTCCACCTGCTGACGTGGCATGATGTGGCGCGCCAGCtgtgaaattattttattttttatttttttttcactgaCATGTGGGCAATTATTTAACACATCACTATTTCcccttttttaattaaaatcattttaataatttataaaaaaaaacattaaaacttaaattcttttaaaaacaaaaatcagagAAATTAGAAAGTCATTTTTCCATTTTCGTTTTCAACCCTCACATAACACACTTCACCCCTTTCATCTTCCCACTTTCATCTTCCATTTTCTAAACTCTATCTCAGAATCACACCAAATCTCTCACCTAGAACGAAACCCTAACTCAGAATTTGAATCCGGAATTGGATGACGAAATCGAACAAGCAGATGACGAAGTCAAAGAAGAAACTGAAGAACGCGAAGAAGAAGGTTGCTACGGAAGGAAAGAGGAACGAcgcgaagaagaagaacatgaaGGTAGCTACGGAAGGAACGACGCAAATGAACAAAGAAGGTGGAAATGCTTCGGtaagtttctttcttctttatctTGCTTCTTTGATTCAAGGctttaaaaatcatatagttGGATGGATTTGAAACAAAGGGTTGTTTATAGTTGTTGTGGTCCCGTTACAGgctttaaaaatcaattttttgaacaaatttttgtcttttagGGTGTTGTCTTTTAGGGTTTTATTCCAAAGAAAGGAAATTGCTTTGCTGACTGTGTGTGGGGTATGTTTGTGGGGTCCACACTTACACGTGTCTAACTTTTATTGGTCTTAAATTTTTGGCAGGAAAAATTGTTGTTCAACTGTATCTTTCATCACGGTGGTGAATTTGTTAGGGATGATATCTTGTTCTATAGAGGTGGAAAGCAAGCAATAGTAGGTGATATAGACCTACAGACTTGGGGTATGGATGCAATTGATGAGATTGTAACTGGTTGGGGCTATGATAAACAACACTACAGGATTTGGGGTGCAGTTCATGGGGAAGATGGTaagttttttcaaatttatgttGACCATCTTGCTGAAGAAGTTGCTGTAAGGGCTATTGGTGATGAAATTGATGGACACATATACTTAGAACACAACCAACAGGATGTATTGGAAAGAGATTTGGAAATCAGAGAACccatttattttgatatgaaGTTCAACTCTGATGTGGATGATAGTGGTTATAGCAGTTATGATGTGGAGCTAGATGACAGTGAAAATGAGAGAGCTACTGCACTAGATGATgggtttgatgttgttgaaactGAAGAAGTCCCTGTACAGAAGTTGTTAATAGGCAACATGAGTTCAGCAAATGGAGGTAAGGGAAATAGTAAGGCTCATATGGAAGAACCACATAAGCAAAACTTATGTAATGGAAAGGGAAAAGGTAAGGGTCCTATGGTGGAACCAGAGCAGAAGATAAACTTAAGTAAGGGACATGGTAAGGGTCCTATGGTGGAAGCAATGGATGAATACTTTAGTGAGGAGTTAGATAGCTCAGATCCAGATGATTCTGACCATGAAGCAGGACCTATTTATGAAAAGTTTAGAAAGGAACAATTGAACAAGGACTATGAGTTTATGTTAGGTATggaatttaattctttaaaagaGTTCAAAGATGCAATAATAGAGTGGAATGTACTTAATGGTCATGAAATTAGCTTTGAAAAGAATGAGAGCTATAGGGTAAGGGTTGTGTGCAAGGAAGATGCTttgaaaaaaggagaaaaaagaaaagaaggggAAAAAAAGTGTGGGTATTTATGTCTTTGTTCCAAAGTGGGTGACAGACACACTTACCAAATTAAAAGCTATAAAAAGAACCACACGTGTGGGAGGGTTACAAAAAATAGATCTGCCAAGTCCAAGTGGGTTGCAAACTTTGCTGTTGTTAACAAACTTCAAACCACTGAGAAAGTCACAATCAAAGACATCATGAATGATATGAGGAAGAACTACTCAGTAGATATTACAAAGGGAAGGGCATGGAAGGCAAAGCAGATAGCACAGAAGATTGTTGATGGGGATGCTGACAGGCAGTATAGCATGGTCTGGAGGTATGCTGCTGAGTTAATCAGAGTTTGTCCAGGTAACACTGCTAAGGTAAATGTTGAAAGACTTGGTCCTACAATTCAACCCAGATTTGGGTCTTTCTACTTTTCATTTGATGGCTGCAAGAGAGGGTTCAAAGCTGCATGTAGACCCTTTGTGGGGGTAGATGGGTGCCATTTGAAAACCAAATATGGTGGACAACTTCTGCTAGCTGTTGGAAGGGACCCCAATGACCAGTATTTTCCCCTGGCCTTTGGTGTTGTTGAAGTAGAAAGTAAGGCAAGCTGGAAATGGTTTATGGAGCTGTTGATGAATGACATAGGAAATGACAAAAGATATGTCTTCATATCAGATCAACAGAAGGTATAACattatgttttatgatttttaactGGTTATAATTTTGTGAGTTTTATTATCTTATGTAAATGTACTTTTTGCTGTTTTATTTGTTGTAGGGATTAATGTCAGTGTTTGAAGAAATGTTTGACTCAATTGAGCACAGACTATGTTTAAGACATTTATATGCAAACTACAAGAAGAAGTTTGGTGGTGGAACCTTGATAAGGGACCTGATGATGGGTGCTGCTAAAGCAACCTACTTTCAAGCTTGGAAGGCAAAAATGGATGAATTGAAGAAGGTTGATGTTGGTGCCTGGGAATGGTTGATGTCACACCCTACTAAAAGTTGGTGTAAGCATGCTTTTTCTCACTACCCTAAGTGTGATGTTCTAATGAACAACCTAACTGAGTCATTTAATGCAACAATATTAGTGGCTAGGGATAAACCATTTTTGTCTATGTGTGAATGGATTAGGACTTACTTAATGAATAGGATTGGTACTGCTAGAAATAAATTAGATAGGTGGCAACACAGCATCATGCCTATGCCTAGGAAAAGATTAGATAAGGAAGTGTTTTTGTCTGGACAATGGGCACCAAATCTTTCAATTAATGATGAATGGCAAGTGACACATCATTATGGTGAACAACAGTTTATTGTAGATACTGCTAAGAGAACTTGTTCTTGTGGGTTTTGGGAATTGGTAGGGATTCCTTGTAGACATGCAGTTGCTGCATTATCATATAGGAAACAAAACCCCTCAGATTTTGTTGACCAGTGTTATTCAAGGGCAAAATATATAGAGTGTTATAGTTATGGAGTCAGTCCCATCAATGGCATGGAAATGTGGCCTGAGGTAGACATAGAAGAGCCTTTGCCTCCACACTACAAAAGAGGACCTGGTAGGCCCAAAAAACTGAGGATCAGGGAAGTTGATGAGCTTGGGAGTAGAATGAGAAGACCTGGAGTGAGTTATAGGTGTACCAAGTGTGACAAGTTTGGCCACAACAAGAGGAGGTGTAAAAGTACTATTCAGGATCCAAATGCTGCTAAGAGAAAGGTatattattttcacttttttaaaaacacACTTTGTTGAACTTTACACATCTGATTAAGTATTAAAATGTTATAGAGAAAGCCAAAGAAGCAGACTGAAGGTGGTGAAAATGTGGATGTCCATGAAAATGGTGAGACATCTAATGGTCAGACTGAAACTAATACTGCTAAAAGACAGGTAATTTATTACCACTGCATACCCATTATATTTTACCATGATAGTGTTTACAAAGAATAACCTATATATTGTTTTCTCACTATTTTGTAGAAGCAAGTCAGTTCTCAAATTGGTGTGGATAATATGTTTGATGACATTACTGATGAACTGATTGCATCCATTCCTGATGTTCATGTGTCTGGTAATGAAAATATGCCTGTGTCTGATAGTGAAAATATGCCAGCAGATGTGCCTTTGTCTGGTACAACAACTACACCAACTGATGTGCCTGTTGTTGCTGCAGCAACTGATGTGTCTGTCTCTGGTACAACTGCACAAAATGGCCCAAGAATGCTTAATGGCCCAAGAATGCTAAATGGTCCAAGAATGCTTAATGGTCCAAGAATGTTCAATGGTCCAAGAATGCTTAATGGTCCAAGAATGTTTAATGGCCCAAGAATGCTCAATGGACCAACTGTGACTAATGCTGCTAAATTGAAGAATACAAGCCAACAGGTTAGGAGGAGAACTAGTAATAGGCTAAGGAAGCTAAAGTCAAAGAATATTACAGGTCCTGGGGCTACTGCAGCTGCACCAATGGTATTAGATGAGTCTGAAGAAGGGGTATTAACACAAGAAGAAACTACACAAGGcacaaaagaatgaagaatgTAGTTGCAGAGAAATAGTTTAGTGTTTTGTAATGACATTAAGTAGTATGTGCTATATTTTGAAACTATGTATTTTGTTATGACTTTAAGCACAGTATGTGCTATCTTTTGAACCTATGTATTTTGTTATGACTTTGAGCACAATGTGTGCTACCTTTTGAGTTATCTGTAATGTCTTTAAGCACAATTTGTGTCTTTTATGCACTTCTATGTAATGACTTATTCACTATTATGTTATGAGTAATGCACTTTTATGTGCTATTTTCTTAATTCTTGTATGCAATCTTAACAGTGGTGTTAAGTTCTTTTGTAGTCAATCTTAGTGTTACAACAGGTAACATAACCAACAGATTTCATTCATTAATGTTAAACCACAATGTAACATAACCAAAATATTTCATTCATTAATACCAAACATTACATCATACTAGTTATAGATGCTGCAAAAGGTCATCTTTGAACACATTACATTTCAACAGGATACATAAACTTCAAAACAACCAAGAAGAAAATCCATGACAACACTAATAAAACAAGTAGGCCAAAGCTTTTGCTTCTTTCATATTGCagcttcttctttgtttttaggTGCTTGGTTGAGGCCCTCTCAGTCCCATATACCTTGCCTAATTCCTTTCCAAGTTCTTTTCCAACTTCCTCTCCAATTTCCTTCCCAAAAACCCTTAGATATTCAGAAATCATTGCACAGTTCTTGCAACCATCTTCAAAATTCTTACAAGTCTGATTCACCATTGTGCTGCTTCCAACATCATAGCCAGCTGAACCGTTTGAATTTTGCAATGTAGAACCAAGTTCATTTTCTCTGTTATTTACCGCCAATCTTTTCAACAAGGATTTCACTCTTGGTGTTTCTAACTCATCGTCCCATATGAACAAATTACAATGGTCTTCATTCTACATCAAAGTATTACAACAGATTTACATGacaagaagatgaaaatgaaataaaaaaaattgaaaaaatttaccTCCCAATAATTACAGCATCTCCAAAATTTCCTCTTTGGATTTTCATCTGTATTTGATACCCACAATTGCATAAGTCTATTGCATTCACATTTGGGTGGACTTCTTCCATTTGAGTTCCCAATTGATGATGCTTTGCTTCCACCCATGTCAAACCCTAAAAAACGAAAATAAGGAATAAGAAAATGCAGAAGAAGAAATCGCGATGAAAATTGTGAACTGAATCCAAAAGAGGACCTGCAGAAGAACAAGAGGATTACGAAAATGGAGAAGTGGAATTGCAatgaaatgaagaagatgaagaacgGGATCTGTGTTTGTATATGGAGAAAAGAATTTaagttttaatgttttttttttataaattattaaaatgattttaattaaaaaagggGAAATAGTGATGTGTTAAATAATTGCCCACATGtcagtgaaaaaaaaataaaaaataaaataatttcacaGCTGGCGCGCCACATCATGCCACGTCAGCAGGTGGAGTGTGTCATATGGGATCAGGGGTGTTTTCGAaagaatcttcatattacagGGACAGAATCTAAACgaatttttttacaggggggaaaaccagaactcgcccaaattacaggggggtaaaaacATATTAACCCTATTctaaaatccctagacaagaacttgttgattctctaaaagaacttttatcactatttgaacacagaaccaatgagttgacagatttaaaagaaaaatatgttgatttgatgaaacaacaaaagtcaactctattggaaccaaaagcttctgaagaagaactcaaagggtttaacctcatatcagcaacatatgaagatagactcaagagtctttgtcagaagctacaagaaaaatgtgataaaggttcaggcaataaacatgagattgccttggatgattttattatggctggaatagacagaagcaaagttgcttctatgatctacagcacatacaagaacaaaggcaaagggattggatattctgaggagaaatccaaagaatacagtctcaagagctactgtgattgtatcaaggatggattgaaatccacctttgtgcctgaaggtacaaatgctaaaactgctgttcagtcaaaacctgaagcttcaggttcacaggctaagatcacatcaaagccagagaatcttaagatcaaggtaatgacaaaatctgatcctaagagtcaaaagattaaaattctgaaaagatcagaacctgttcatcagaatctgattaaaccagaatctaaaattccaaaacaaaaggatcagaagaacaaagcagctactgcttctgagaaaacaataccaaaaggtgtcaaacctaaagtattgaatgatcagaagccactcagcattcaccctaaggtacaagggaggaaaagtaaaacctccaaagctaacccaaaaggacccatgaagatatgggtacctaaatctgaattggccaaaaatgcaggtgtgcttaagggcaagagagaaacaaaggtcatggtacctagacagcggatgttcaaggcacatgactggagagaaagctttgttccttacccttacaatgaaagatggaggagaagtgaagtttggtggcaaccaaactggaaagatcattggtacaggtactattggtaattcctccatctcaattaataatgtgtggctagtagatggtctgaagcataacctattgagcataagtcaattttgtgacaatgggtatgatgtaacgttcagtaagaccaactgcacactagttaacaaggatgacaaatccattacattcaagggaaagagagttgagaatgtctataaaataaatttctctgatctggctgatcagaaggtagtttgccttctgtcaatgaatgataaaaaatgggtatggcataaaaggttgggacatgctaattggagattaatttctaaaattagcaagttacaactggtcaaaggattgcctaacattgattatcattcagatgcactttgtggtgcatgtcagaaagggaaaattgtgaaaagttcgttcaaatctaaagacattgtatcaacctccagacccttagaattactccatattgatctttttggtccagttaacactgcatccttatatggaagtaaatatggattagtcattgttgatgattacagcagatggacttgggtaaaattcattaaaagtaaagactatgcatgtgaagtgtttagcagcttctgcactcaaatacaatctgaaaaagaattgaaaattttgaaagtcagaagtgatcatggtggagaatttgaaaatgagccatttgaacttttttgtgaaaaacatgggattctccatgagttttcttctcctagaactccacaacaaaatggggttgtagagagaaagaacagaaccttacaagaaatggccagaaccatgatccatgaaaacaacttagctaaacatttttgggcagaagcagtcaatacttcatgttatattcaaaataggatctatatcagacctatgttggagaaaacagcatatgaactctttaaaggaagaagacccaatatctcttactttcatcagtttggatgtacttgttacatcttaaacactaaagactatctgaagaaatttgatgccaaggctcaaagaggaatctttttaggttactctgaaaggtcaaaggcatacagagtgtataattcagaaacacaatgtgttgaagaatctatgcatgtaaaatttgatgatagagagcctggaagtaaaacttcagagcaaagtgaaagtaatgcaggtacaactgattctgaagatgcatcagaatctgatcaaccttctgattctgaaaagtatacagaagttgaatctagtccagaaactgaaatcactccagaagctgagtctaattcagaagcagaacctagcccaaaagcacagaatgaaattgcttctgaggactttcaagataacactcagcaggttattcaacctaaattcaagcacaaatcttcacatcctgaggagttaatcattggaagcaaagatagtcctagaagaacaagatcacattttagacaagaagagtctttaataggactgctttcaataattgagcccaaaactgttgaagaagctctctcagatga belongs to Medicago truncatula cultivar Jemalong A17 chromosome 6, MtrunA17r5.0-ANR, whole genome shotgun sequence and includes:
- the LOC112418123 gene encoding uncharacterized protein isoform X3 — encoded protein: MDAIDEIVTGWGYDKQHYRIWGAVHGEDGKFFQIYVDHLAEEVAVRAIGDEIDGHIYLEHNQQDVLERDLEIREPIYFDMKFNSDVDDSGYSSYDVELDDSENERATALDDGFDVVETEEVPVQKLLIGNMSSANGGKGNSKAHMEEPHKQNLCNGKGKGKGPMVEPEQKINLSKGHGKGPMVEAMDEYFSEELDSSDPDDSDHEAGPIYEKFRKEQLNKDYEFMLGMEFNSLKEFKDAIIEWNVLNGHEISFEKNESYRVRVVCKEDALKKGEKRKEGEKKCGYLCLCSKVGDRHTYQIKSYKKNHTCGRVTKNRSAKSKWVANFAVVNKLQTTEKVTIKDIMNDMRKNYSVDITKGRAWKAKQIAQKIVDGDADRQYSMVWRYAAELIRVCPGNTAKVNVERLGPTIQPRFGSFYFSFDGCKRGFKAACRPFVGVDGCHLKTKYGGQLLLAVGRDPNDQYFPLAFGVVEVESKASWKWFMELLMNDIGNDKRYVFISDQQKGLMSVFEEMFDSIEHRLCLRHLYANYKKKFGGGTLIRDLMMGAAKATYFQAWKAKMDELKKVDVGAWEWLMSHPTKSWCKHAFSHYPKCDVLMNNLTESFNATILVARDKPFLSMCEWIRTYLMNRIGTARNKLDRWQHSIMPMPRKRLDKEVFLSGQWAPNLSINDEWQVTHHYGEQQFIVDTAKRTCSCGFWELVGIPCRHAVAALSYRKQNPSDFVDQCYSRAKYIECYSYGVSPINGMEMWPEVDIEEPLPPHYKRGPGRPKKLRIREVDELGSRMRRPGVSYRCTKCDKFGHNKRRCKSTIQDPNAAKRKRKPKKQTEGGENVDVHENGETSNGQTETNTAKRQKQVSSQIGVDNMFDDITDELIASIPDVHVSGNENMPVSDSENMPADVPLSGTTTTPTDVPVVAAATDVSVSGTTAQNGPRMLNGPRMLNGPRMLNGPRMFNGPRMLNGPRMFNGPRMLNGPTVTNAAKLKNTSQQVRRRTSNRLRKLKSKNITGPGATAAAPMVLDESEEGVLTQEETTQGTKE
- the LOC112418123 gene encoding uncharacterized protein isoform X1, encoding MTKSNKQMTKSKKKLKNAKKKVATEGKRNDAKKKNMKVATEGTTQMNKEGGNASEKLLFNCIFHHGGEFVRDDILFYRGGKQAIVGDIDLQTWGMDAIDEIVTGWGYDKQHYRIWGAVHGEDGKFFQIYVDHLAEEVAVRAIGDEIDGHIYLEHNQQDVLERDLEIREPIYFDMKFNSDVDDSGYSSYDVELDDSENERATALDDGFDVVETEEVPVQKLLIGNMSSANGGKGNSKAHMEEPHKQNLCNGKGKGKGPMVEPEQKINLSKGHGKGPMVEAMDEYFSEELDSSDPDDSDHEAGPIYEKFRKEQLNKDYEFMLGMEFNSLKEFKDAIIEWNVLNGHEISFEKNESYRVRVVCKEDALKKGEKRKEGEKKCGYLCLCSKVGDRHTYQIKSYKKNHTCGRVTKNRSAKSKWVANFAVVNKLQTTEKVTIKDIMNDMRKNYSVDITKGRAWKAKQIAQKIVDGDADRQYSMVWRYAAELIRVCPGNTAKVNVERLGPTIQPRFGSFYFSFDGCKRGFKAACRPFVGVDGCHLKTKYGGQLLLAVGRDPNDQYFPLAFGVVEVESKASWKWFMELLMNDIGNDKRYVFISDQQKGLMSVFEEMFDSIEHRLCLRHLYANYKKKFGGGTLIRDLMMGAAKATYFQAWKAKMDELKKVDVGAWEWLMSHPTKSWCKHAFSHYPKCDVLMNNLTESFNATILVARDKPFLSMCEWIRTYLMNRIGTARNKLDRWQHSIMPMPRKRLDKEVFLSGQWAPNLSINDEWQVTHHYGEQQFIVDTAKRTCSCGFWELVGIPCRHAVAALSYRKQNPSDFVDQCYSRAKYIECYSYGVSPINGMEMWPEVDIEEPLPPHYKRGPGRPKKLRIREVDELGSRMRRPGVSYRCTKCDKFGHNKRRCKSTIQDPNAAKRKRKPKKQTEGGENVDVHENGETSNGQTETNTAKRQKQVSSQIGVDNMFDDITDELIASIPDVHVSGNENMPVSDSENMPADVPLSGTTTTPTDVPVVAAATDVSVSGTTAQNGPRMLNGPRMLNGPRMLNGPRMFNGPRMLNGPRMFNGPRMLNGPTVTNAAKLKNTSQQVRRRTSNRLRKLKSKNITGPGATAAAPMVLDESEEGVLTQEETTQGTKE
- the LOC112422496 gene encoding uncharacterized protein At4g04775-like, yielding MGGSKASSIGNSNGRSPPKCECNRLMQLWVSNTDENPKRKFWRCCNYWENEDHCNLFIWDDELETPRVKSLLKRLAVNNRENELGSTLQNSNGSAGYDVGSSTMVNQTCKNFEDGCKNCAMISEYLRVFGKEIGEEVGKELGKELGKVYGTERASTKHLKTKKKLQYERSKSFGLLVLLVLSWIFFLVVLKFMYPVEM
- the LOC112418123 gene encoding uncharacterized protein isoform X2, with the translated sequence MTKSNKQMTKSKKKLKNAKKKVATEGKRNDAKKKNMKVATEGTTQMNKEGGNASEKLLFNCIFHHGGEFVRDDILFYRGGKQAIVGDIDLQTWGMDAIDEIVTGWGYDKQHYRIWGAVHGEDGKFFQIYVDHLAEEVAVRAIGDEIDGHIYLEHNQQDVLERDLEIREPIYFDMKFNSDVDDSGYSSYDVELDDSENERATALDDGFDVVETEEVPVQKLLIGNMSSANGGKGNSKAHMEEPHKQNLCNGKGKGKGPMVEPEQKINLSKGHGKGPMVEAMDEYFSEELDSSDPDDSDHEAGPIYEKFRKEQLNKDYEFMLGMEFNSLKEFKDAIIEWNVLNGHEISFEKNESYRVRVVCKEDALKKGEKRKEGEKKCGYLCLCSKVGDRHTYQIKSYKKNHTCGRVTKNRSAKSKWVANFAVVNKLQTTEKVTIKDIMNDMRKNYSVDITKGRAWKAKQIAQKIVDGDADRQYSMVWRYAAELIRVCPGNTAKVNVERLGPTIQPRFGSFYFSFDGCKRGFKAACRPFVGVDGCHLKTKYGGQLLLAVGRDPNDQYFPLAFGVVEVESKASWKWFMELLMNDIGNDKRYVFISDQQKGLMSVFEEMFDSIEHRLCLRHLYANYKKKFGGGTLIRDLMMGAAKATYFQAWKAKMDELKKVDVGAWEWLMSHPTKSWCKHAFSHYPKCDVLMNNLTESFNATILVARDKPFLSMCEWIRTYLMNRIGTARNKLDRWQHSIMPMPRKRLDKEVFLSGQWAPNLSINDEWQVTHHYGEQQFIVDTAKRTCSCGFWELVGIPCRHAVAALSYRKQNPSDFVDQCYSRAKYIECYSYGVSPINGMEMWPEVDIEEPLPPHYKRGPGRPKKLRIREVDELGSRMRRPGVSYRCTKCDKFGHNKRRCKSTIQDPNAAKRKRKPKKQTEGGENVDVHENGETSNGQTETNTAKRQKQVSSQIGVDNMFDDITDELIASIPDVHVSATDVSVSGTTAQNGPRMLNGPRMLNGPRMLNGPRMFNGPRMLNGPRMFNGPRMLNGPTVTNAAKLKNTSQQVRRRTSNRLRKLKSKNITGPGATAAAPMVLDESEEGVLTQEETTQGTKE